A DNA window from Arachis duranensis cultivar V14167 chromosome 3, aradu.V14167.gnm2.J7QH, whole genome shotgun sequence contains the following coding sequences:
- the LOC107480996 gene encoding uncharacterized protein LOC107480996 isoform X1: protein MELANTRNHSSKRKYDDAISPPQPPPALTSNGTVADNNVDLSLLEAIEKSQNAVEALDLRTLKKLVLAFERRLKENIEARLKYSNQPDRFADSELDLHEELQKLKILAGAPELYPDLVALNVIPSIVDLLNHDNTDIAIDVVQLLQDLTDEDVLDDNDEPAKVLVDALIENSVLELLVQNLHRLNDSDPDDSAAVYATLATIENLIEVKPAVAELVCEKTKLMKWLLGKIKVREFDGNKQYASEILAILLQSSTANQKRLGQMNGVDVVLQAVAMYKSRDPKSSDEEEMLENLFDCLCCLLMPLENKERFVKAEGVELMIIIMKQKKLAYGSAIRALDFAMTKYPPACERFVDVLGLKTAFAAFMGKIPVNKKNKKERYQEELEERIVSLISSLFGGILRGSRRERLLSKFVENECEKIDRLMELYTRYSDRVKAESERLNEVELDDLEMDEDEKYNRKLEAGLYTLQLIAVILGHIWCSEHPQMRGRIELLLKQNKLSKNHLKDILQEYHDNIGDLDGPEEKERAQTKIQKFISALE, encoded by the exons ATGGAGCTAGCAAACACGCGCAACCACTCCTCCAAACGCAAGTACGATGACGCCATTTCACCGCCACAACCACCACCCGCGTTAACGTCCAACGGCACTGTCGCTGACAACAACGTCGATCTCTCCCTTCTCGAAGCAATAGAGAAATCGCAGAACGCCGTGGAAGCCCTTGACCTCCGAACCCTAAAGAAGCTTGTCCTCGCCTTCGAGCGCCGCCTCAAGGAGAACATCGAGGCCCGTCTCAAGTACTCGAATCAACCAGACCGATTCGCCGATTCGGAACTGGACCTCCACGAGGAGCTCCAGAAACTGAAGATCCTCGCCGGAGCCCCTGAGCTCTACCCTGACCTTGTCGCACTCAATGTCATCCCCTCCATCGTCGACCTCCTCAACCACGACAACACTGACATCGCCATCGACGTCGTTCAGCTCCTCCAGGACCTCACTGACGAGGATGTCCTCGACGACAACGATGAACCGGCTAAGGTTTTAGTTGATGCTTTGATAGAGAACAGTGTTCTCGAGCTCCTGGTGCAGAATCTCCACCGGCTCAACGATTCTGATCCCGACGACTCTGCCGCAGTTTACGCGACGCTCGCAACGATAGAGAATCTGATCGAAGTGAAGCCGGCAGTGGCAGAGTTAGTTTGCGAGAAGACGAAGCTGATGAAGTGGCTGCTCGGGAAGATTAAG GTTAGGGAATTCGATGGGAATAAGCAGTATGCATCGGAGATTCTGGCGATTCTGCTGCAGAGCAGCACGGCAAACCAAAAGAGGCTGGGGCAAATGAATGGGGTGGATGTGGTGCTGCAGGCGGTGGCAATGTACAAGAGCAGGGACCCCAAGAGCTCTGATGAAGAGGAGATGCTGGAGAATCTGTTTGACTGCTTGTGCTGCCTGTTGATGCCATTGGAGAACAAGGAGCGTTTTGTTAAGGCTGAAGGAGTGGAGTTgatgatcatcatcatgaagcagaAGAAACTGGCTTATGGGTCGGCCATAAGGGCGCTTGATTTTGCAATGACCAAGTACCCTCCAGCTTGTGAACGGTTTGTGGATGTCTTGGGGTTGAAAACGGCGTTTGCAGCTTTTATGGGTAAG ATTCCTGTcaataaaaagaacaagaaagaaagGTACCAAGAGGAATTGGAGGAGCGCATTGTGTCACTGATTTCTTCATTATTTG GTGGGATCTTAAGGGGTTCTAGGAGAGAAAGATTGTTAAGTAAATTTGTTGAAAATGAGTGTGAGAAGATAGACAGGCTAATGGAACTATACACGAG ATATTCAGATAGAGTCAAAGCAGAATCTGAACGGTTGAATGAAGTTGAGCTTGATGACTTGGAG ATGGACGAGGACGAGAAATACAATCGTAAACTGGAAGCTGGACTTTATACTCTTCAG TTGATTGCTGTCATTCTGGGTCATATTTGGTGCTCGGA GCATCCACAAATGAGAGGAAGAATTGAACTACTACTGAAGCAAAACAAACTTAGTAAGAACCATCTCAAGGATATACTTCAG GAATATCATGATAATATTGGTGATCTTGATGGACCAGAAGAGAAGGAACGAGCACAAACCAAAATTCAGAAGTTCATTTCAGCATTAGAATAA
- the LOC107480996 gene encoding uncharacterized protein LOC107480996 isoform X2, which yields MELANTRNHSSKRKYDDAISPPQPPPALTSNGTVADNNVDLSLLEAIEKSQNAVEALDLRTLKKLVLAFERRLKENIEARLKYSNQPDRFADSELDLHEELQKLKILAGAPELYPDLVALNVIPSIVDLLNHDNTDIAIDVVQLLQDLTDEDVLDDNDEPAKVLVDALIENSVLELLVQNLHRLNDSDPDDSAAVYATLATIENLIEVKPAVAELVCEKTKLMKWLLGKIKVREFDGNKQYASEILAILLQSSTANQKRLGQMNGVDVVLQAVAMYKSRDPKSSDEEEMLENLFDCLCCLLMPLENKERFVKAEGVELMIIIMKQKKLAYGSAIRALDFAMTKYPPACERFVDVLGLKTAFAAFMGKIPVNKKNKKERYQEELEERIVSLISSLFGGILRGSRRERLLSKFVENECEKIDRLMELYTRYSDRVKAESERLNEVELDDLEMDEDEKYNRKLEAGLYTLQ from the exons ATGGAGCTAGCAAACACGCGCAACCACTCCTCCAAACGCAAGTACGATGACGCCATTTCACCGCCACAACCACCACCCGCGTTAACGTCCAACGGCACTGTCGCTGACAACAACGTCGATCTCTCCCTTCTCGAAGCAATAGAGAAATCGCAGAACGCCGTGGAAGCCCTTGACCTCCGAACCCTAAAGAAGCTTGTCCTCGCCTTCGAGCGCCGCCTCAAGGAGAACATCGAGGCCCGTCTCAAGTACTCGAATCAACCAGACCGATTCGCCGATTCGGAACTGGACCTCCACGAGGAGCTCCAGAAACTGAAGATCCTCGCCGGAGCCCCTGAGCTCTACCCTGACCTTGTCGCACTCAATGTCATCCCCTCCATCGTCGACCTCCTCAACCACGACAACACTGACATCGCCATCGACGTCGTTCAGCTCCTCCAGGACCTCACTGACGAGGATGTCCTCGACGACAACGATGAACCGGCTAAGGTTTTAGTTGATGCTTTGATAGAGAACAGTGTTCTCGAGCTCCTGGTGCAGAATCTCCACCGGCTCAACGATTCTGATCCCGACGACTCTGCCGCAGTTTACGCGACGCTCGCAACGATAGAGAATCTGATCGAAGTGAAGCCGGCAGTGGCAGAGTTAGTTTGCGAGAAGACGAAGCTGATGAAGTGGCTGCTCGGGAAGATTAAG GTTAGGGAATTCGATGGGAATAAGCAGTATGCATCGGAGATTCTGGCGATTCTGCTGCAGAGCAGCACGGCAAACCAAAAGAGGCTGGGGCAAATGAATGGGGTGGATGTGGTGCTGCAGGCGGTGGCAATGTACAAGAGCAGGGACCCCAAGAGCTCTGATGAAGAGGAGATGCTGGAGAATCTGTTTGACTGCTTGTGCTGCCTGTTGATGCCATTGGAGAACAAGGAGCGTTTTGTTAAGGCTGAAGGAGTGGAGTTgatgatcatcatcatgaagcagaAGAAACTGGCTTATGGGTCGGCCATAAGGGCGCTTGATTTTGCAATGACCAAGTACCCTCCAGCTTGTGAACGGTTTGTGGATGTCTTGGGGTTGAAAACGGCGTTTGCAGCTTTTATGGGTAAG ATTCCTGTcaataaaaagaacaagaaagaaagGTACCAAGAGGAATTGGAGGAGCGCATTGTGTCACTGATTTCTTCATTATTTG GTGGGATCTTAAGGGGTTCTAGGAGAGAAAGATTGTTAAGTAAATTTGTTGAAAATGAGTGTGAGAAGATAGACAGGCTAATGGAACTATACACGAG ATATTCAGATAGAGTCAAAGCAGAATCTGAACGGTTGAATGAAGTTGAGCTTGATGACTTGGAG ATGGACGAGGACGAGAAATACAATCGTAAACTGGAAGCTGGACTTTATACTCTTCAG TAG
- the LOC107480995 gene encoding protein DJ-1 homolog D, which produces MASKRVLLLCGDYMEDYEAMVPFQALQAYGLTVDAVCPGKKAGDVCRTAVHQLSGHQTYSETRGHNFALNATFAEIDAANYDGLLLPGGRAPEYLAHDPLVVALVIKFFSSGKALASICHGQLILAAAGVAKDRKCTAFPPVKPALVASGAHWVEPDTMAATVVDGNLITAATYEGHPEFIQHFVKALGGNISGSNKKILFLCGDYMEDYEVTVPFQSLQALGCQVDAVCPKKKTGETCPTAIHDFEGDQTYSEKPGHDFALNATYDDVNASSYDALVIPGGRAPEYLALNESVIALVKHFMESKKPVASICHGQQILAAAGVLKGRRCTAYPAVKLNVVLGGAIWLEPNPISRCFTDGNLVTGAAWPGHPEFIAKLMALLGIHVTF; this is translated from the exons ATGGCTTCCAAACGGGTTCTGCTGCTTTGTGGTGACTACATGGAAGACTATGAA GCCATGGTCCCCTTCCAAGCGCTGCAAGCCTATGGTCTAACCGTCGACGCCGTTTGCCCTGGCAAGAAAGCCGGAGATGTTTGCCGGACCGCAGTTCACCAGCTCTCCGGTCACCAg ACTTATTCTGAGACACGTGGTCACAATTTCGCCCTCAATGCAACATTTGCTGAAATTGATGCTGCAAACTATGACGGGCTGCTGTTACCGGGTGGAAGAGCGCCAGAGTATCTTGCTCATGATCCTCTTGTTGTGGCACTGGTGATCAAGTTTTTCAGTTCTGGAAAAGCACTTGCTTCCATTTGCCACGGACAGTTGATTCTGGCGGCTGCAGGTGTAGCTAAAGATCGCAAGTGCACCGCTTTCCCTCCTGTTAAACCGGCATTGGTTGCCTCTGGTGCTCATTGGGTTGAACCAGACACCATGGCAGCAACAGTGGTGGATGGTAATCTCATTACTGCCGCCACGTATGAAGGGCACCCTGAATTTATTCAGCACTTTGTGAAGGCACTAGGAGGCAACATAAGTGGCTCCAACAAAAAAATCCTCTTTCTTTGTGGG GATTACATGGAGGATTATGAGGTGACTGTTCCTTTTCAGTCACTTCAGGCATTAGGGTGCCAAGTTGATGCAGTTTGCCCCAAAAAGAAGACCGGTGAAACTTGCCCAACAGCTATTCATGATTTTGAAGGTGATCAAACTTACAGTGAGAAGCCAGGACATGATTTTGCTTTGAATGCAACCTATGACGATGTGAATGCTTCAAGCTATGATGCTCTAGTCATTCCTGGAGGTCGTGCACCTGAGTATTTGGCACTGAATGAATCTGTCATTGCATTAGTGAAGCATTTTATGGAAAGCAAGAAGCCAGTTGCATCCATCTGCCATGGCCAACAGATTTTAGCTGCTGCAGGTGTGCTCAAG GGAAGGAGATGCACTGCATATCCGGCAGTGAAGCTGAATGTGGTGCTGGGAGGAGCAATATGGCTGGAGCCTAACCCCATAAGCCGCTGCTTCACCGATGGAAATCTGGTTACCGGGGCAGCATGGCCAGGCCACCCTGAGTTCATTGCTAAGTTGATGGCACTACTTGGTATTCATGTCACTTTCTAA